One region of Brassica napus cultivar Da-Ae chromosome A10, Da-Ae, whole genome shotgun sequence genomic DNA includes:
- the LOC125579210 gene encoding transcription factor MYB59-like isoform X1: protein MKNVQEEYRKGPWTEQEDILLVNFVHAFGDRRWDFVAKVSGLHRTGKSCRLRWVNYLHPGLKRGKMTHQEERLVLELHAKWGNRWSKIAKKLPGRTDNEIKNYWRTHMRKQAQEKKRPMSPTSSSSNCCSSSMTHDTGGSNGKMNQECDDGNYSMDDIWREIDQSGANIIKPVKDIYYSEQSCYFNFPPLPLASPTWESSLESTWNMDAYESKMSSFAIDQFPLSFEHARSSWSSLV, encoded by the exons atgaaAAATGTGCAAGAGGAATACCGTAAAGGACCGTGGACAGAACAGGAGGACATCCTCTTGGTCAACTTTGTCCACGCTTTCGGAGATCGAAGATGGGATTTTGTAGCCAAAGTTTCAG GTTTACACAGAACAGGAAAGAGTTGCAGGCTAAGGTGGGTTAATTACCTGCATCCTGGCCTCAAACGTGGTAAGATGACTCATCAAGAAGAGCGTCTTGTCCTTGAGCTTCACGCCAAATGGGGAAACAG GTGGTCAAAAATCGCAAAGAAGTTGCCGGGTCGAACAGATAATGAGATAAAGAATTACTGGAGGACTCATATGAGGAAGCAGGCACAAGAGAAGAAGCGACCTATGTCGCCAACTTCCTCATCTTCAAACTGCTGCTCATCGTCTATGACCCACGACACTGGAGGATCCAATGGGAAAATGAATCAAGAATGTGATGATGGAAACTACTCTATGGATGACATATGGAGAGAGATTGATCAATCTGGAGCAAACATTATTAAACCGGTAAAAGACATCTACTACTCAGAGCAAAGCTGTTACTTTAATTTCCCTCCTCTTCCTCTGGCTTCTCCAACATGGGAAAGCTCCTTGGAGTCTACATGGAACATGGATGCATACGAGAGTAAGATGTCTTCTTTTGCCATTGATCAATTTCCTCTCAGTTTTGAACATGCTAGATCATCATGGTCGTCTTTAGTCTAG
- the LOC125579210 gene encoding transcription factor MYB59-like isoform X2: MGFCSQSFRFEGGGRNMIRIGLHRTGKSCRLRWVNYLHPGLKRGKMTHQEERLVLELHAKWGNRWSKIAKKLPGRTDNEIKNYWRTHMRKQAQEKKRPMSPTSSSSNCCSSSMTHDTGGSNGKMNQECDDGNYSMDDIWREIDQSGANIIKPVKDIYYSEQSCYFNFPPLPLASPTWESSLESTWNMDAYESKMSSFAIDQFPLSFEHARSSWSSLV, translated from the exons ATGGGATTTTGTAGCCAAAGTTTCAGGTTTGAAGGTGGAGGGAGAAACATGATAAGAATAG GTTTACACAGAACAGGAAAGAGTTGCAGGCTAAGGTGGGTTAATTACCTGCATCCTGGCCTCAAACGTGGTAAGATGACTCATCAAGAAGAGCGTCTTGTCCTTGAGCTTCACGCCAAATGGGGAAACAG GTGGTCAAAAATCGCAAAGAAGTTGCCGGGTCGAACAGATAATGAGATAAAGAATTACTGGAGGACTCATATGAGGAAGCAGGCACAAGAGAAGAAGCGACCTATGTCGCCAACTTCCTCATCTTCAAACTGCTGCTCATCGTCTATGACCCACGACACTGGAGGATCCAATGGGAAAATGAATCAAGAATGTGATGATGGAAACTACTCTATGGATGACATATGGAGAGAGATTGATCAATCTGGAGCAAACATTATTAAACCGGTAAAAGACATCTACTACTCAGAGCAAAGCTGTTACTTTAATTTCCCTCCTCTTCCTCTGGCTTCTCCAACATGGGAAAGCTCCTTGGAGTCTACATGGAACATGGATGCATACGAGAGTAAGATGTCTTCTTTTGCCATTGATCAATTTCCTCTCAGTTTTGAACATGCTAGATCATCATGGTCGTCTTTAGTCTAG